ATGAGAGAAatcttcttcatcttcTGTATGTTCTGCATCTTCTTCATCTTTTTCTTGTGCATCTAACACGTTGTGgtgattttttttttttattttcttattattttctttgCTGTCTTGactatcattataattttttttttgtttatatatttttggATTTTTTTCTATTGGTTGGTTCATTAATTTTTCCATctgttcttttttttgttttaataaaatatccACATTATCATTCACATGAAataagttttttttttttttcaatgTATCTACACACACAATATTAGATTTGAAAGGATCAAAATTTAAATTCGAAGAATCAtcaattttaataatattcttggaaatattttttaaggattcatatatacacaataataataaagtaTCAACTTTTATcataacataaaaaatatatatttctacAAAACCTATACATAATAACAAATTTTTAATCtcttcatatattaatattttatttttcattatattattcgtactttttaatattcttgtatttaatacatttggattaattaaaatattttttacaattttGCATAGTATAGGTAGGACAACTTTTAAATTCTCCATaggaattttttttaatttttcacAAGCATTAATACTGTTAATTGTTCTCGTTTTTTCTTCTGAATAGctatattcattattataattatcataattatttgtataatcATCTTGATGTGatagataaaatatatcttctttattaatatcctctgtttgtttatttatcatattttctaatatatccttattatattttattatagaATAGTTGAAAccttcttttttattcttatttgtattttcaTAAACTCCTATATTATCTCTTGACATATTcatatcatttattaatttagATGATTTATTATGATCTATGTAATGTGATGAAgttcttttattatcataatcGCAActaacattattatttatattattactatgtgttatgttttcttttcttatatttgtacaaaatgtattttgatttatatGTTCTTTCTCTTCCTtaagatttttttttaatttcttatTACAATTCAAAATTTGGTTTTCTTCACCGTGTAGGATTTCATCATATCTATTATCCACcatcatattattattattattattattattgttgttgttgttgttgttgcTGCTGctgttattattatcatctttatttttaccCTCATATGTTTTAGTATCTTCTTCTTTCTTTAGGAGTAGCTCCTTTTTTATCTCATCAACCAAACGAAGAGGCAATTGCAAATTATACCattcattatcatttaaattttttaaacttTCTATAGAATCTAACCAATTATCCTCaactatttttttaataaaaggTCTCAGTTGTTCTTCCgttttgttaatattttttcctaCCTTCACAAGGAGTTTTACGActtcattttcttcatccatttttttttttttttttcttacaATTTATtgaacaaataataaaccccaaaaaaaaaaaaaaaataaaaaaaaataaaaaaaaacacttatatatatcttaaaatattatatatatatatttatatatggtatatttttttttttttttttttttcctttagGGTACTTTCATTTACCcttttgttttaaaaaaaatgaagatctcttcattaatatttcataGTACAATTTTGTctaattatttttatttatttttaattttctcGTTTTtcataatgaaaaaaaaaaaaaaaaaagaaaatatgaatgatataaatattataataattcattggttttaaaaaaaacgaaatatatattagtCCCCAtgattttttctttattttataatataattataatatatataatatgtaataacatatttagGAGTTTTACAAACATATGAAAAGAAggatttattattactatataaatatatatataaatatattgtgTTTGTATATTAATCTTGGCACggttataaataataaatgaaaataatacacaatatcatatttatatatatgtatatttatttatttatatttatttatatatattatatatatgaattttcttttttctatttaaattttatataatctctatatatagtacatatgttaaaataaataaaaaggttCAAAGCTAAATCcttttacaaaaaaaaaattatatttttttataaaataattaattttgaTAATTGAATGAAAAAAAANNNNNNNNNNNNNNNNNNNNNNNNNNNNNNNNNNNNNNNNNNNNNNNNNNNNNNNNNNNNNNNNNNNNNNNNNNNNNNNNNNNNNNNNNNNNNNNNNNNNNNNNNNNNNNNNNNNNNNNNNNNNNNNNNNNNNNNNNNNNNNNNNNNNNNNNNNNNNNNNNNNNNNNNNNNNNNNNNNNNNNNNNNNNNNNNNNNNNNNNNNNNNNNNNNNNNNNNNNNNNNNNNNNNNNNNNNNNNNNNNNNNNNNNNNNNNNNNNNNNNNNNNNNNNNNNNNNNNNNNNNNNNNNNNNNNNNNNNNNNNNNNNNNNNNNNNNNNNNNNNNNNNNNNNNNNNNNNNNNNNNNNNNNNNNNNNNNNNNNNNNNNNNNNNNNNNNNNNNNNNNNNNNNNNNaaaaaaaaaaaaaaaaaaaaaaaaaaaaggaagagatattttttctttttctcaaataatatacaaattaaTTATCGTATCTTTATCtcttattaaattatatttgtaaattaaaaaaaaaaataaaagaaaaaaaaaacaaaaaataaagaattaaaacaatgtacatataatatatatatatataatatatattatgcGTAAGTTTAAATACACGtacaaatttattaaagtcctttttttttttttttttttttttttttaatcaagttaaaattttattcaCCAGGTTGAGTTTTGATTATTAACGTTCTCacattataaaaaaagaaaataataaaaactattaatatatatatatatatatatatatatatatatataatacatatatattttattttgtgtatatattattctaaACAGTAATACGAAGTATTCAAGATTATATAAACTGTTCAcaatacatacatatatacaaattttacataaaaatatccATTATATGCCAATCTTTAAaattatgttatttttttttattttttttatttttttttctttcattaCCAAATTAATctatttctatttttttttttttcttgtcTGGTATATCTTTTTTTGGAATGTCTATTTTAAGAACTCCATCCTTGAATGTAGCTTTAATTTCATCTTCTGAAACATTTTCTGGTAAGGTAAATGATCTATAAAAAGATGACTCACATCTTTCCTTGATATAATATCTTTGTTGTTCATCTTTCTGTTCATGAGATTTTTTGAATTCTCCACTTATTTCTAATTTTCCATCATCTAAATTGATTTGTACatcttctttatttaaCCCTGGAACatccatttttatttcaagATGTTTCTCTTTATCAAGAACATCCATAGCAGGGACATTTGAATATCCATCTCTTCTAAACATAGATGAAAAAGGTTTCGAAAGAAGTAAATCATGATTTCTATTACGATTAATATCATAATTAGTTAGTGATCTCCTATTAGGAAAAAATCTAAAGAAGtcattattcatataataacCTCTTAAAGAATTCATCATTCTATTCATATCACTATGATATTGATCAAGTCGATTCATATGATCATACATACTCTCAAAAAAAGTATCTAACATACCAGCATTTTCTAAGGCCTCGTTTCTTTtgttcttattattatccttGCTTAAATTATTTTCGCTCATTCTTacacaaaaaaatgaaatcaaatataaataaataaatcaatcaaaaaaaaaaaatatatatatatataaatataaatatatatatatatatatatatatatatatatatatatatatagaatatatatgccaagttacatataatattacttATAATTTGCTTTACATAAaatagtatatattttatcgTATATGTGTTATgcaatttttttttttttatttcctcaaatatattaaaaaaaaaaaaaaaaaaaaattaaattaagAAAACGTTTTAAGTATAATCAATTTAGGTACaattttattgttttatttaaaaaaaataatataaaaaaaaatatatatatataataaaataaaataataaatgagTACCCGTCATGGttttcatattaaaaataaaaagcctatatatattatttattttatcctattaaaatataaataaataaataaataaataaatatatatatatatatatacatacatatgtaAGATATTTTGCacatttcattttttaaatgatataCCTATACTTAAATAATACgcataaaaaaaaagtgtGCCGTGgtaaacaaaatatatatatatatatatatatatatatatatattatattatgcTCCTTATCctcttatttttatgtccctaatttatttatgattaacccaaaatatattttatattaaattctatcatttgtaataatatgtataatatatctaatatataaatataatccTATAcgttttataaaaattgtaataGGTTACcaataaatgaaaaaaaaaaaaaaaaaaaaaatatcatatatatatatatatatatatatatatatgtgctcatatatttttatctttattaagtgtatatatgatttaaCCTGTACgatgcatatatataaacacaATAGATGAACTAAAGAACCATcacaatataataaattaatatgCTTAAGCAGAAGTATGCTTTATACAGATGTATAAAAaccataataatatcattactaatatatatatggttaagtaaaaatgttatgacttataatagaaatattaaaagcAGAAACAATATTTGcttttacatatataataataatatatatgattcaagattttataataatatatataagaagacaaaacaacaaaaaaaaaattgtcATGTGAACAAAATTAGGAATCAACATTTGGtagaacatatatataataacaaagATTTATCATGTGAAgatgatttattaaaacatttagaaatattatatcaaCAATTTTGCGAAAGAAAGTTAGAACCATTTAAGAATGTATCAAAAGAAAgaaacaatataaataatgacgaaaataaaaaaaaaaacaaattttcaataaataatttatatcattatatacaaTCCACACACCCATCAGCTTTACAAAATATTCAATTTATTTATCAGgatagaaaaaaatatacattcacaaaaaacaaaatatctgatgcttttataaataatgcACAAGTACAAATTGAACCAAgcttattaaaaaaatttacaaaCCATGAAGACCAAAATAAGTGTGATACTCAAAAAGAGATAACggatgatgataataataataataataataataataataataataatcataataataataataataataataataataataataataataataataataataataataatcataataatcataataatcataatcATAATAGATGTAATGATTTAGCAAATGATTctatattatgtataacCACAAATAAGCATATATctaaatatgaaaaaatttgCAGTATACctaataattatattattaattatgaTAACATAATACAagaaatacaaatattcgtaaatcattttaataataattataaggtcaattatttaaaatatatctttaaaaataacatagatgaagaaattaataaattagaTTCTCTTACCATCctattatatgatatatataaaaaacataattattttttaaattttatcaaaaattataattcgtcttctatttatttaaaatacTGGGATATTAAATTAACGCTCGTTGTAACGTacatacattttatatcaaaatatattaacatattaCTTTATGTATacaattttaataatacactttttacaatattacataaatattatattgaacaagtaaaaaaaaaaaaaaattgggAAACATCTGCttcaaataattataatcaaAAGGTTCATAGTAACGATCTATCACCTAGTGacaaaaatgtaaataataacgAAAAGATTAGAgatataaagaaaaatattaatatgaaacaatataatgagataaacaaaaatgatatgtgtaatattaatgatatatatgatttatataatatatataattataataactATATGGAAAACGAAATAGATTCATTATATAACTCATCagattttattaataatatacattcCTTTATTGAATGTAAGACATCAAGCATATTAAGAAATTATtcaacattttttttctatcaaaattatgaacattatattcaatatattgtaaacaaagaaaaattaaatcaCTTAccattatattataaggATTCCtctttttatctttttaataataacaacataAAAAACATCATACTCTATAGAAAACATATGATTCatgaatttattaaaatgtgTACATCTCAAGAAAATCAAAGTGAACCAAATTTTCAATTtattgataaaaatattatacacaaaatattatttactaataataatttttttattcaacTCAATAAAATCATAAATACTAATATACATCAAAATgaacaacaaaaaaataatacatttaaatTCGGAACGCATATATTAAGGGAAGATCAAGAATGGAATATTAATGAGTTATATAACTTTATAATGTTACGTTTTTATGATCATgacaaaaataatgataataataataatgataataataataatgataataacaacaatggtgataataaaatttataataataataataatgattataacaataatggtgataataatatttataatcattataataatatatcatgtaataaaaatattaatataaatgaatattataatcaaTCCTTTGAAAAATTGAAAGATGgaattaaaaatacaataaaCTATGTAGCATATAAAAACTCcatatttaatttgtttgaaaatatttttaattacGACTTTGTAATGcatatttattcttatgTCTGTACTCATGccataaaaatgaaatcacctttaaatttatataactCAAATGATGATACAACAAACTgtatacaaaataaaatgaaaaaaaagtacgatacacaaaataaagaaaatacCTATACACTTAAAGACAATATTGTAAACAGTAGTATAAAAATCAAAgatgaacaaaaaaatattgaagaattatatataaaagaatgttctgattttaattttaacgaatatgaacaaaaagaaaaacaaaacgaaaacaaaaataaaaatatgtgcCTAATACCAATTATAGATGTATGCAATCATAGTAATCTTTCTAATAATTcaacaataaataaagaagaacTCTCGGTGCAACATCAAAatggaaataataaaatttttcaACATAATTCgcattatttaaaaaatatagaacAATATCAATATACagaaaaaacaaatgatGATGTAAAAAATGTGATGAATCAAGAACGTTCTGTATCTCTGtatgatgaagaaaaaaaaaaaaataaaataataaaaaaaataataaataaaaatggtattgataataatgatgctattgataataatgatgctattaataataacaacacCAGTCAGAATAACCACACCAGTCAGAATAACCACACCAGTCAGAATAACCACACCAGTCAGAATAACCACAACCAACCTTTAATGCCCTCTTCcattatacaaaatatcCAAAGTGTTCATTTGGTGAGCTCAAGAAACATCGAAGAAGGTGAAGAAATCACCATAAGCTATGGAAATGTTAACAACgatcttttattattagaatACGGTTTTattgaaaaagaaaaagagaCGAAGGTTTACTTCAATTTTGATATAAAGATTATAAGggaaattattatacaaatattagGAGTTGATAAGCTTCCTTTAATTATGTTAGATAGCTTAGAACAAGTAAAAGTAAACTTATTTAAACAACTCAATATTATTGATGATAATCAAAGTGTATATCAACGATTTGATACAAAAAATTTGGAAAGTGCACATAttacaagaaaaaaaaaagaaatctTTAATGATTATctaagaaaaaataaatattttaatgaatataatatatttacaatgAAAGATcgtattaataaatttctTATTGATGAAAAATTACAACATGATTctagaaaaaaaaataaaaaaaattatctCTATATTGGTTCTAATCATATTGTTGATCCTATTTTATTAGCTACAATcagaataattatatatgatgatataaatcACCTTTCTAAAGTAAACATAAATCACTTAACTTCATGGGatcattttttatctaTCGATTCTGAAATGGTCgttatacaaatattaataaaattaatagaTGAAATTATTTATGAACACTTCTCTCATAttaattatgaatatatattaaaacaaggtttcataaaatatgaGGACTTAAAATTTATACACAATAAATTCTTACAAATCAATATGTTACACTCTCACAAATCTATAAACCTATcacaatataataatttttttataactatatataatattctcAAAATTAaggaattaaaaaatgCTAAAGATAAACTTAATCAAAAATTTAAACAAATCAAACATCTTTTCAATgaacaaaacaaaaatataataaaataaaaatatttttatttttttattgtttttatcACTTTTGTTTTCCCATGTTTACAAATTAATTACACGCAAGGAAATCTatggtatatataaagaatagCTTTCATGCTAATccaatatatttaatatatgcatatattattatatagatatatattatattggaatgtttatttttttacttaatttaatttttaatttttttttttttattatttttttttttttttgtgtttttttttttattttttttatttttttttaaataaatattctcataaaaaaaaaaatatatatatatacatatatatacatacgtgtatacatatatatatatatatatatattatctgCCTGACctttattctttattttattctcCATCAACcattttgaaaaaaaaacttttaAGAAATATCAATTTCCTCTCATATGAAATATGATGAATGACATAGTTTtaattaacaaaaaaaaaactccaagtgaagaaaaaaatattgataaaaatgacGAAATAAAATTGAGAATTTATGGATGTCAGTTATTACAAGAGGCTGGCATTATTTTAAAACTAAAGGCAGTAACTATTGTAACGAGCCAAATTTTGTTCCAtcgtttttattttaaaaaatccTTTACCGATTTCGACGTTAAcgtaaaataaataaataaataaatacatatatatatatatatatatatatatattatggatgaataatatatgatacctatataagtatatatatgttgtgtgtattatatatgcatattcCTTTTACCCTTCATTTTGTAGATTATTGCTCCTTCGGCATTATATTTATCGTGCAAACTTGAAGAAGATTTTTGTCGTATTTACAAAATCATTAATacttttcattttttatgtaaatatgAGCATATAAAGAGTAAACACATCTATtttgatataaaaaatttgaaCCCTGAACATTTCAGAATAAATATTGAATCAGaggtaataatatatatatatatatatatatatatcaataatattgtacatatatatatatatatatatatatatatttattttgtaggaatataaaaatatgaaagtagatatttatacatatgaGCTACTCATACTAAAAGAAATAGGATTTCTTgttcataaaataaatcaacATCCTCATTCATTTCT
The genomic region above belongs to Plasmodium reichenowi strain SY57 chromosome 13, whole genome shotgun sequence and contains:
- a CDS encoding cyclin; the encoded protein is MMNDIVLINKKKTPSEEKNIDKNDEIKLRIYGCQLLQEAGIILKLKAVTIVTSQILFHRFYFKKSFTDFDVNIIAPSALYLSCKLEEDFCRIYKIINTFHFLCKYEHIKSKHIYFDIKNLNPEHFRINIESEEYKNMKVDIYTYELLILKEIGFLVHKINQHPHSFLLPYIHSLFNNLNTIHKDLTKKLAQMSWGFLNDSMRTTLCCEYQPRCIAVASIFLAAYKLNIPLMKNTNWFKLFDVEYEHIKKICIRILELYKIGRCHYIDVVVKKNK
- a CDS encoding hypothetical protein (conserved Plasmodium protein, unknown function), with protein sequence MDEENEVVKLLVKVGKNINKTEEQLRPFIKKIVEDNWLDSIESLKNLNDNEWYNLQLPLRLVDEIKKELLLKKEEDTKTYEGKNKDDNNNSSSNNNNNNNNNNNNNNMMVDNRYDEILHGEENQILNCNKKLKKNLKEEKEHINQNTFCTNIRKENITHSNNINNNVSCDYDNKRTSSHYIDHNKSSKLINDMNMSRDNIGVYENTNKNKKEGFNYSIIKYNKDILENMINKQTEDINKEDIFYLSHQDDYTNNYDNYNNEYSYSEEKTRTINSINACEKLKKIPMENLKVVLPILCKIVKNILINPNVLNTRILKSTNNIMKNKILIYEEIKNLLLCIGFVEIYIFYVMIKVDTLLLLCIYESLKNISKNIIKIDDSSNLNFDPFKSNIVCVDTLKKKKNLFHVNDNVDILLKQKKEQMEKLMNQPIEKNPKIYKQKKNYNDSQDSKENNKKIKKKNHHNVLDAQEKDEEDAEHTEDEEDFSHIISNIRNFCKEQTFKSKTKLELEKISNAKVYSKTIIKILFPDDYVLELSFSSGTLLRDVNEAVKGFLNDSIISKNWFLYETPGIRKFDPQKSLSFYNLMPHALLRFKLDQQDENIVFSSFLSNESIEKYLISS
- a CDS encoding small heat shock protein, putative codes for the protein MSENNLSKDNNKNKRNEALENAGMLDTFFESMYDHMNRLDQYHSDMNRMMNSLRGYYMNNDFFRFFPNRRSLTNYDINRNRNHDLLLSKPFSSMFRRDGYSNVPAMDVLDKEKHLEIKMDVPGLNKEDVQINLDDGKLEISGEFKKSHEQKDEQQRYYIKERCESSFYRSFTLPENVSEDEIKATFKDGVLKIDIPKKDIPDKKKKKIEID
- a CDS encoding hypothetical protein (conserved Plasmodium protein, unknown function), which gives rise to MLKQKYALYRCIKTIIISLLIYIWLSKNVMTYNRNIKSRNNICFYIYNNNIYDSRFYNNIYKKTKQQKKNCHVNKIRNQHLVEHIYNNKDLSCEDDLLKHLEILYQQFCERKLEPFKNVSKERNNINNDENKKKNKFSINNLYHYIQSTHPSALQNIQFIYQDRKKYTFTKNKISDAFINNAQVQIEPSLLKKFTNHEDQNKCDTQKEITDDDNNNNNNNNNNNNHNNNNNNNNNNNNNNNNNNNNHNNHNNHNHNRCNDLANDSILCITTNKHISKYEKICSIPNNYIINYDNIIQEIQIFVNHFNNNYKVNYLKYIFKNNIDEEINKLDSLTILLYDIYKKHNYFLNFIKNYNSSSIYLKYWDIKLTLVVTYIHFISKYINILLYVYNFNNTLFTILHKYYIEQVKKKKNWETSASNNYNQKVHSNDLSPSDKNVNNNEKIRDIKKNINMKQYNEINKNDMCNINDIYDLYNIYNYNNYMENEIDSLYNSSDFINNIHSFIECKTSSILRNYSTFFFYQNYEHYIQYIVNKEKLNHLPLYYKDSSFYLFNNNNIKNIILYRKHMIHEFIKMCTSQENQSEPNFQFIDKNIIHKILFTNNNFFIQLNKIINTNIHQNEQQKNNTFKFGTHILREDQEWNINELYNFIMLRFYDHDKNNDNNNNDNNNNDNNNNGDNKIYNNNNNDYNNNGDNNIYNHYNNISCNKNININEYYNQSFEKLKDGIKNTINYVAYKNSIFNLFENIFNYDFVMHIYSYVCTHAIKMKSPLNLYNSNDDTTNCIQNKMKKKYDTQNKENTYTLKDNIVNSSIKIKDEQKNIEELYIKECSDFNFNEYEQKEKQNENKNKNMCLIPIIDVCNHSNLSNNSTINKEELSVQHQNGNNKIFQHNSHYLKNIEQYQYTEKTNDDVKNVMNQERSVSLYDEEKKKNKIIKKIINKNGIDNNDAIDNNDAINNNNTSQNNHTSQNNHTSQNNHTSQNNHNQPLMPSSIIQNIQSVHLVSSRNIEEGEEITISYGNVNNDLLLLEYGFIEKEKETKVYFNFDIKIIREIIIQILGVDKLPLIMLDSLEQVKVNLFKQLNIIDDNQSVYQRFDTKNLESAHITRKKKEIFNDYLRKNKYFNEYNIFTMKDRINKFLIDEKLQHDSRKKNKKNYLYIGSNHIVDPILLATIRIIIYDDINHLSKVNINHLTSWDHFLSIDSEMVVIQILIKLIDEIIYEHFSHINYEYILKQGFIKYEDLKFIHNKFLQINMLHSHKSINLSQYNNFFITIYNILKIKELKNAKDKLNQKFKQIKHLFNEQNKNIIK